ATAGAGGCAGCCAACGTCGCCAAGCCCGCACCAAGGTTCTGTAATCCCCCCAGCACAGCCCCTGCCGTACCGGCATGGTGGGGAAAAGGCTGGATCGCAGCGGTCGTTGCCGCAGGAAAGAGTATCCCTGCCCCAATGAAATACACAAACGCACCGCCAATCAATGAGCTAACTGTGACTAGGCCAGCCATACCCGGAATGAAGATTGCCAATGCGCCAGCAATAATTGCCAACATCCCCAGGAACATGACACGGCTATTACCAATCTGTTTGGCTAGCACTGCCGACAACCATGAACCCGCAAGGTAACCCGGCAACGGTAGAATAAACAACAGGCTCACCGTTTTCGGATCCAATTTAAGTACGCTACCCAGTAGCACACCTGCAGCTGCTTCGAATACAGCAATACCGGCGAATGTCGCAATCAGACAGAGTACATACCCTTGGAACCGGCGGTTACCCAGCACATAGCGATAGCTTACCCACACTCGCTCATTGCGGCGGTTTTCTTTCGGCAGGGTCTCGGTAAACATGAACATCATCGCAACCGTGACCAGGGCGCCGAAAACCAACAGGAACCAGTAGCTCGCCTGCCAATCGAATACTGACGAGAGGTATCCCCCCAACACCGGTGCAATAAGCGGTGAAAAGATCACCCCCATGCTGACTAGACTATTGGCCCGGTGCAGCTGTTCACCGTCAAAGCAATCTCGGGTAACAGTTCGGCACATGGCACCACTACAACCGGTGCCCATCCCCTGAACAAATGTAGCAACAAGGAACCACTCAAAGCTCGGTGCAAACAACGCCGCCATTGAACCGACAATAAAAATTGCCATGCCCGCAATGATCACTGGACGTCGTCCAACTCTGTCAGACAAAGGTCCATAGATAAACTGCGACATGCCATAAGGAATGAGATACGCCGCCATCACTGCCTGTAAATATGCCGACTTTACTGAGAAAAAATCCGACATTGCCGGGATCGATGGCACATACATTGTTTGGGTCATTTGCCCTACAGCCGCAAGAATGATTATTAGAAATAACAATCTTGCCATGCTAGAAGAAGGTAATTGCTGTTTCACAGCCAATATCCTCATTACAGAATAATATTTTGAGAAACTGCGTCATCTTTGATGAATTTCATTAACAAATAAAATTTAATGCTATTTTTTGGAGCTGACGCGATATAAAAGCTCTAGGCGTTGAGATAGATTAGATTCAACACCTGATGTGATGAACGAGATAGTATAGCTGAACACTAATCATGGCAAGCAGTTAGGGTCAGTTGAAGCACGATTGTTTATTATCAATCGCATTAGAAAAATTAATGCTTAATTAGGGTGTTTGGCATGCTTCTTTTCGCACCGCCAACAATCAGCTGATCCCACACTTTGTAATACGTGAATAAACAAGCAAGTTCAGGACAAAAAAAACCCTGCCGGAGCAGGGTTTAGTAGAAGAAGCATCAATGATTAATCAAAGTGAAATCTGTGCTTACCGTGAGCCGCTTTGGTTTTCAGGTAATTCTCATTACCGTCTTTAAGGTGTGCTTTAGTACCCACCACTTCTGTAATCACAATACCGAGAGCTTCGAGCTCGCGGATTTTTTTCGGATTATTGGTGATCAAGCGAATTTCTTTTAAGCCCAGTGCCGCAAGCATGTGGGCCGCCTCAGAGAAATCACGCAGATCATCACCAAAACCGAGGTGATTATTCGCCTCGTAAGTATTCATTCCCTGGCTTTGCAGTTCATAAGCATCGATCTTATTATAAAGACCAATCCCGCGACCTTCTTGGCGCAAATACAGCAGTACCCCGCCCTGCTCGCCCATCTTTTCAATGGTTTCATCCAGCTGTTCACCACAATCACAACGCGAAGAGTGGAAAACATCACCCGTTAGACACTCAGAATGCATACGCACAAGTGGCGGTATTGAACGCTGATCGGCATTTTGGAAAATCACAGCAACATGTTCTTTGCCTGACTCTAGTCCTCGGAAGGAAAGCAGTTCAGCAGGAATATCACTTCTTTTACCGACTTTAAAAGGCACTCGGGCCCTTACTTTAACCATGTTGTTCCTAAGTACTTCTACAGCCAAAACAGTAGCGGCAATCCAATCGATACAAACCTAACGGCAAAGGCTACAGGCATACTGTTTGACTGACTATTCTCTACACAACACCCAGCCGTTGATACTCGCAAGTACAGCTGTCGCTAGGGTATTACTCTTTTACTCGGGTAGATATACCCAAATGACTTCAAGGGACCAACTCAAACAGGTGACTTGAAGCGACTTGGGTATAATTGGTAATGATATCTAAAATTATTGCACTAAAACAGCGTAAAGGTATAGGTTGCTGCTTATCAGAGCAATATTAACCACCCCTCCAAGGAAATGTTATAACATAACAAAGGCAGTGATAAAACCACAGGTTTTCTGTGGCTTAGGCGCTGCAGGCACGATAGTAAGCTTTGAGTTTTTGTCCCTGGAAAAGACACATCGACATTAGCGTAAAGCAGACTACCGCCGCCATGATCACCAACATCCGCAGCCAGTCATCTCCCATCATCAGCCTGACAGTGATCATAGTGTACGTCACATGCAGCCACTTCAGCGCTACGAGACTCAAACTGATCGACATCATATAAGGTATCCACCGATGGCGAATACCTAACAGGATAGGGTAAACGAGTAGCAACAAGCACGGAATCCATGCTCCGTAACGCAAGAAATGTGCGCCAAGTAACCAAAAACTCAGGATTATCGGGAAAAAACGTAATATCATGAAACACCCCCACAAAGAAGTATTATATATACATCTTTAATACACCAATATAAAGGTAAATCTCAGCAGTCCACCAATTGAAATGCGGTAGCAGAGCGTCAAAGTAAATAGAAGCACTTTTTTTACCCTGCCAATGCATTTCCCCTGTTATATCCAAAAAAGTTATGTTTCAATAGCGCCCTTTTTGAGCAACTCGTTAACGCTTCGATGAACATGACTCTTTGGCTACGCTGGCGCTTTCCTTTCCTGTTCTTTCTAATGGGGGCAGTGGCTATTGCTTTTTGTTCGCAGCCCATCCGCCACTACCTGTTCAAAAGTGAAGTTGAGAAGCGACTCGAAAACATCCATAAGTTCTATCAGGAAAGATATCTGAATGTAGGGCATGAATTACAAGCGTTGATAGGCGAGCTCAACTTTACCTGCACACCGCACGATATCGCCTTACTGCGCGAAACTATCGAGCAGTCGACGGGTATCCAGCTGCTGGAGCTCCAGACAGCAGAGGGCCATTGCTCGGTATATGGCAACAATGTGCCGTTGATAAAACACTTTGATAATCCTGTCGAAGTTATCTTGCACGAAACTGTCGATTTTAGCTATGACATCGCTCCTTATCACAACCATCGCCTGAAGGTCCACTACCGGCTTCAAGAAGCCAGCCTGATCCTCATTACCGAGCCAGTGCAAAATGTTTTCACCCGCAGTGAGGTTTGCTCAAGCTGCACCGCCATCACCTTTAGCCGTGGCGGCGAAGAAATTCAGGTGTATCCGATGCAGGGCAATGAACAATACTTTCCTATTGCCAGCCAACCCTTTGGCCCGAACTATGCCATAAATGTCTATGCCACTGAGCAAGGGATCGACTATGTGACAGAGCATGACCTGTTCCTTACCCAGTTACTGCTGTTTTTTATGTTGCTGTCTGTTAGTTTGATGATCGGGCTGTACCGAACCCCCGAACGGACGTTGAAGGAAATGATATCCTTCGGCCTGCTCAAAAAGGAGTTTGTCCCTTTCTATCAACCGATTATCGATACCCGTACCGATTCGATGGCCTGCTGCGAAGTGTTGATACGTTGGCAACGCGCAGACGGGGAGCTTATTTCTCCTAATCAATTTATCCCCATCGCTGAACACAATGGTCAAATCAAGCTACTGACGCAATATATGCTTGAGCAAGTGATTGACCAATTCCAGGACGAGTTCTTTGTCAACAAGGGGTTTTACGTCAGTATTAATGTCACCCCGCAACAACTGGAGGACGACGAGTTTCTCCATACGACAATCAACTTGCTCAAACAGCGCAATGTCCCTGCCCACAGGCTGGCATTCGAGGTAACAGAGCGAATCCCATTTAAGAACCTGGCGAAAGCCAAGAGCATTATCCAGCAGCTGACAGACTTTGGCATTTCGATCAAGCTAGATGACGCTGGTACCGGTTATGGTGGGTTTAGCTACCTACAAAACCTGCCAATCGATACATTGAAGATCGATAAGATGTTTATCGACACTATCGGCACCAATGATGTTAAGTCCAACATACTTGACTCAATCATCCTGTTTGCCAAACACGCAGGCCTCAAAGTCATCGCCGAGGGTGTCGAAACAGCAGAACAGGTTGCCTACCTGCATCAACGCGATATTCATCTGATGCAAGGCTTCTATTTTGCC
This Photobacterium gaetbulicola Gung47 DNA region includes the following protein-coding sequences:
- a CDS encoding multidrug resistance protein D (COG0477), whose protein sequence is MKQQLPSSSMARLLFLIIILAAVGQMTQTMYVPSIPAMSDFFSVKSAYLQAVMAAYLIPYGMSQFIYGPLSDRVGRRPVIIAGMAIFIVGSMAALFAPSFEWFLVATFVQGMGTGCSGAMCRTVTRDCFDGEQLHRANSLVSMGVIFSPLIAPVLGGYLSSVFDWQASYWFLLVFGALVTVAMMFMFTETLPKENRRNERVWVSYRYVLGNRRFQGYVLCLIATFAGIAVFEAAAGVLLGSVLKLDPKTVSLLFILPLPGYLAGSWLSAVLAKQIGNSRVMFLGMLAIIAGALAIFIPGMAGLVTVSSLIGGAFVYFIGAGILFPAATTAAIQPFPHHAGTAGAVLGGLQNLGAGLATLAASMMRAEDQYSLGAVMTVMAILVVLSLLWVRHSSRHDTPVLV
- a CDS encoding GTP cyclohydrolase II (COG0807); translated protein: MVKVRARVPFKVGKRSDIPAELLSFRGLESGKEHVAVIFQNADQRSIPPLVRMHSECLTGDVFHSSRCDCGEQLDETIEKMGEQGGVLLYLRQEGRGIGLYNKIDAYELQSQGMNTYEANNHLGFGDDLRDFSEAAHMLAALGLKEIRLITNNPKKIRELEALGIVITEVVGTKAHLKDGNENYLKTKAAHGKHRFHFD
- a CDS encoding hypothetical protein (COG2197,COG2200); the protein is MNMTLWLRWRFPFLFFLMGAVAIAFCSQPIRHYLFKSEVEKRLENIHKFYQERYLNVGHELQALIGELNFTCTPHDIALLRETIEQSTGIQLLELQTAEGHCSVYGNNVPLIKHFDNPVEVILHETVDFSYDIAPYHNHRLKVHYRLQEASLILITEPVQNVFTRSEVCSSCTAITFSRGGEEIQVYPMQGNEQYFPIASQPFGPNYAINVYATEQGIDYVTEHDLFLTQLLLFFMLLSVSLMIGLYRTPERTLKEMISFGLLKKEFVPFYQPIIDTRTDSMACCEVLIRWQRADGELISPNQFIPIAEHNGQIKLLTQYMLEQVIDQFQDEFFVNKGFYVSINVTPQQLEDDEFLHTTINLLKQRNVPAHRLAFEVTERIPFKNLAKAKSIIQQLTDFGISIKLDDAGTGYGGFSYLQNLPIDTLKIDKMFIDTIGTNDVKSNILDSIILFAKHAGLKVIAEGVETAEQVAYLHQRDIHLMQGFYFAKPMPFSEFRLYLQQDLQSSSS